A region of the Arthrobacter sp. FW306-07-I genome:
AACGTCCACGCGGCAATGGCTGGACAACCTCAGCGCCAGGGCGACCGACGGTGCCATACTCGTCACTACCGACCTCGATCCCTTCCTGCAAGCGGAACTGCAGCGCCTGGACGTGCCCGTTGTGGTGGTCGATCCTGCCGGCGTCCCTGACCTGGAGGTGCCCACAATCGGCGCAACCAACTGGATGGGGGCTGTCGGTGCCACCGAGCATCTCACCGGTCTGGGCCACCGGCGGATCGGCTTCGTGGCCGGTGTGCCGGGCTTGTGGTGCAGCCGGGCCCGGCTGGACGGCTACAGGGCAGGCCTTGATGCTGCCGGCATTGCCTTTGATCCTGCCCTTGTAGTGGAGGGGGACTTCGATTACGAGTCGGGTTTCCGCGCTGGCTGCAGGCTCCTTGAATTGGCCGACCGGCCCTCTGCCGTGTTCGCTGCGAGTGACCAGATGGCATTGGGTGTGTATGAGGCGGTCCGCAAAAACGGGCTCCGCGTGCCGGAAGACATCAGTGTGGTGGGCTTCGATGACCTTCCGGAAGCCCGCTGGGCCTCTCCGCCTCTGACGACCGTGCGGCAACCGCTGGCCGAAATGGGCAAGCTCGCCGCGCGCACCATCCTCAGGATGCTGCAGGGTGAAGGCGTGGAGAGTCCACGCGTGGAGTTGGCCACGAGGCTCGTCCCCCGGGAGAGCACGGCGCCGCCACGCCGGCAGTGATTGCTCCTCTTCGGCTCAGTTCCCCCAACAACCCTTGACGTGGCTCCGGACAGCTCCCTACGCTGTTCAAATTCCGGAAGTTTCCGGAAGTTCCTGTGACCTGAAGAGGTAGCAATGAAGATGCCACCACGACGTCTCGATCTGATGCCAAAGACTGTGCTGCCCCTGGCTGCCATCGCCCTGGCGGCAGCCGCCGCTGTTCCGGCGGGGCTTGCAACTGCGGCTCCTGCCCTTGCGGACCAGGCAACGCCGGCCGTTGTCGACTCCACCCGGCACGACGGCAATTACCTGAGCCTGACCTTCGACGACGGCCCCGATCCTGTCAACACACCCAAGCTGCTTGCCGTGCTGGAGAAGCACCACGTGAAGGCGACCTTTTGCCTTTGGGGTGACCACGTGAAGCAGCACCCTGAAATCGTCCGGCAGATAGCTGACGCCGGGCATACGCTCTGCAACCACACCATGTACCACGACGACATGTCCACGTGGAGCACCGAGGCGATCAGGGCGGACCTGGAAGAGACAAGTGCCGTCATCCGCGACGCCGTTCCGGATGCCACCATCAACTATTTCCGGGCCCCTTACGGCAGCTGGGGACAGACGCCGGAGGTAGCCGCTGACATGGGGATGCAGCCTCTCGGGTGGCGCCTGGCCATCGGAGATTGGGAGCCGCCGGGAACGCCGGAACTGGTCCGCCGCCTCCGGGAGGGCATCACCCCCGGGGCGGTAGTCCTCATGCATGACGGCGGCGGCGATAGGAGCCAAACAGTCGACGCCGTCGACCAGATCATTCCCGAACTCAGGTCAGAGGGGTGGCGCTTCGACAAGCCCGCCCGCCGGGGCTGACTGAAACAACAAGAGGAAGCTGTGGATCGCGGAGCTAACGATCCACAGCTTCCAACTCCGGCTCGTTCGCCGACCTTTCCGGGCAGGGCCCCACCGACCCCCGCCGCACCAGGGTGGCCGTGAACTGCGCGGGGGCGGCGGAAGGCAGCCCCTCCATCTGCCGAATCAGTGCCTTGGCTGCTGCCACCCCCATGTTGTAGACCGGTTGGGCGATGACGGTCAGAGGCGGGCTTGTGAGCCTGGTCCACGCAAAGTCGTCGTACATCAGGAATGACACGTCGCCCGGAATGGACAGGCACAGTTCCTGGATGGCCTCCACCACGCTCAGGGCGATCAGACCGTCGGACGCCACCACGGCGGTGGCCCGGTCCGGCCCCCGCAGCACCTCACGCGTAATGCTCCGAATGGAGTCTTCGTCGCCTGCATTCAGCCGGACCAGGTCCTCCGGAAAATCCAGCCCGGAGTCAAGGTAAGCCTCCCGCATGCCCTCGATGCGGTCAGCGATCTGGGAAGACCCAAGCGCCATCCCGGCCGTGTAGGGAGCGTCTGTCGTCAGCGTTGAAATAAAGGCGATGCGGCGGTGCCCCGCATCCAGCAGGTACTGGGTGGCTTCCCGGGAAATCCGTGCCATGTCCACGGCCATGGTCTCCACCGGCATGTCACCGGCCGTGCGGTCAATGAAGACCAAGGGCCGTCCCGACCGGTGCACTTCCTGGAGGTGTCCGGTGTCCACCGATGACGCAGGAGCGACGATGAGACCGTCCACGCGCTTGTCCAGCAGGACCCGGACCGCATCCACTTCGGCAGCCCGGTCCTCGTCCGTGTTGACCAGGATGACGTTGTAGCCGGCCTTCTTTGCGGTGTCCGTGATTCCCCGCGTGGCCAAGCCAAAGTGCGGGTTTTCGATATCACCCACAACCACCCCGATGGTGTGTGACTTCCCGGTGTTCATGCTGCGGGCAAGCTCATTAGGCCGGTAGGCAAGCGCCTCGGCAGCAGCGAGGACGCGTTCGCGGACATCCTCGCTGACGGCCCCGTAATTCCCTAGTGCCCGCGCGGCCTGGGCCTTGGAAACCTGGGCAGCCTTGGCGACGTCGGCAACGGTGACGTCCCGCCGTCGTGCTCCTTCAGCCTTCATCTTCACCTTTCGAGGGGCTGTTGACGGCCCCTGTGACTTCAGCTACATTTCTATCCATCGATGTGAGTCCGGTCTCAATCCTAGGGTGTGAGACCGGACTCAACAAGAGCATCGGCGACTTTCTTCGGCGGCCCTGACAGCACCGCCTCCCTCCCAACGATTGGACAACGCTGTGAAGAAAAAGAACCTCCGCCCGGCCGGATTTGCCGCCGCCGCACTTGCAGCGGTACTGGCACTTTCCGGCTGCAGCTCCACCTCCGCAGCTTCCACTACGGAAAACAACCCCTACGGCCTGATCCAGCCTGGTACCATCCGCGTTGCCAGCCTGGGCGACTCCAAGCCCTACACCTTCGCCGACGCTTCCGGTAACTTCACCGGCTTCGACGTGGAACTGTTCAAGGATGTGGCCCACCGGGCCGGTGTGGACAACGTGGTCTTCACCGGACAGGACTTCTCCGGCCTCCTTGCCGCAGTTGCCAACGGGCAGTTCGACGCCGGCGTGGCCGCGATCGGCATCACGGACAAGCGCAAGGAAACCGTGGACTTCTCCGACGGCTACCTGGCCGGCTACCTGACGGTGATCACCACCAAGAATTCCGGCATCACCGGTGTGGACGGCCTGGCCGGCAAACGCCTGGGCGTGGTGCAGGGCACGCTGCAGGAAGCCTACGCGGTGAAGAACTTCACCTCTGCCAGCCTGGTGCGGTTCCCGGACAACAACACCGCCATTGCCGCAGTGAACAGCGGCACGGTGGATGCACACTTCCTGGATTACGAGGCAGCGAAAGCCTACGAGGAACAGCACGGCCTGGTCAGCGCCGCGGACATTCCGTCCTTCGACGCCCCGGCCGGGTTCGCCGTGGCCAAGGGCAAGACCGCTTTCAAGGAAGCCCTGAACAAGGGACTGGCAGCTGCGATGGAGGACGGGACCTGGAAAAAGCTCTACCAGAAGTGGTTCCCGGGCTCCCCGATGCCCGAGCAGTACCTGCCCAAGGCCGAACAGGGCGCCTCCGCGTCGCCCACGCCGAGCAAGTAGGCAAGTAAGCACATAGGCGCCGGAGCCAGCAAGGCTTCAGCACATTGCCGGGCGGGCTGCAGCCCGCGGCGCGCCCGGCACCTTCACCCAATCAACGTCTGAGAGCAATCATGGACTGGTTCAACACCATCATCCGAACTTTCTTTGACTTCGGCGCTATGGCCGAGGTCCTGCCCCAACTGCTGGCGGTCGGCCTGCTGAACACGCTGATCATTTCCATTGCCGCCACCGTCCTTGGCACGGTGCTGGGAATGGTGGTGGCCGTCATGGGCATCTCACCGTCCAAGTGGCTGCGCATCCCGGCCCGGATCTACACCGACCTGTTCCGTGGCCTGCCGGCCATCCTGACCATCCTGCTGATCGGCCAGGGCTTCGCACGCCTGAGCCAGTCGATCTTCGGCCCGTCCCCCTACCCACTCGGCATCATCGCGCTTAGCCTGATCGCCAGCGCCTACATCGGCGAAATCTTCCGCGCCGGCATCCTTAGCGTGGACAAGGGCCAGGGCGAGGCCTGCCGCGCCCTGGGCATGAGCTACGCCAAGTCCATGGCCCTGGTGGTGGTCCCGCAGGGCGTCCGCCGGGTCCTCCCGGCCCTGGTGAACCAGTTCATCGCCATCGTCAAGGACTCCTCCCTGGTCTACTTCCTGGGCCTGCTGGTCAGCGAACGCGAACTGTTCCGCGTGGGCCAGGACGCCGCCGTGCTCTCCGGCAACCTCTCACCCCTGGTCGCCGCGGGCCTGTTCTACCTGGTGATCACCGTCCCGCTGACCCACCTGGTCAACTACTTCGACAACAAGTTCCGCACCGGCCGCCGCCGCCCCGTACCGCCCACCAGCGGGCTGAAGGAAGTCAAGGAACTCGCCTCCGCTTCGCCGCTCACCACCGGGAGCAACACATGACCACCCCCACCAAAGACACCACCAGCGGCCAGGAAGCCCCAACGTTCCACGGCTCGTCCCTGGAACTGCGCAACCTGACCATGGCCTACGGCGACATCGAGGTCCTGCGCAACGTCAGCCTCACGGTCGCCCCGGGCACCACCACCTGCATCATCGGCCCCTCCGGCTCCGGCAAGTCCACCCTGCTGCGCGGCATCAACCGGCTCCACGAGCCCAAAGGCGGCGATGTGCTCCTGGCCGGAGACAGCACCCTGGGCAGCAACCCGGACACGCTGCGCACCCGGATCGGCATGGTCTTCCAGCACTTCAACCTCTTCCCGGACCACACCGCCGAAGAAAACGTGGCCCTGGCACTCTGGGCCGTCAAGGGGATGCCCAAAGCCCAGGCCATGGCCAAAGCCCGCCAGCGCCTTGCCGAGGTAGGTCTCGCCGAACGCGCCGACCACCGCCCCCGCGACCTCTCCGGCGGCCAGCAGCAGCGCGTCGCCATCACCCGGGCCCTGGCCATGGAACCCGAAGTCATGCTCTTCGACGAAGCCACCAGTGCCCTGGACCCCGAACTGGTCAAAGGCGTCCTGAGCCTCATGGCCGGCCTGGGCCGCCGCGGCATGACCATGCTCGTGGTCACCCACGAAATGGGATTCGCCCGCAAAGTCGCAGACCAGGTGGTCTTCATGGATGAAGGCGAAGTGGTCGAAGCAGGAACTCCCACCCAACTTTTCGACAACCCCCGCAGCGAACGCCTCCAACGCTTCCTCTCCGAGGTGCTCTGATGCGCACTGTTGCAGCGGCACCCATCCGGACCGCCGTCGTCGGCTTTGGGATCTCCGGCAAGGTGTTCCACGCGCCGCTGATTGCGGCCAACCCGGATTTCTCGCTTGACGTGATCGTGACGGCGCAGCCGGAACGGGCTGCGGAGGCGGCACGCCTCTACCCGCAGGCACGGATTGTCGGAACCCCGGAGGAGCTCTTCGTCCTGTCCGCCGACCTGGATTTGGTCATCCTGGGCACCCCGCCGCACACCCACTTCGGGCTGGCGGCAGCGGCCATCGCCCACGGCCTGCACGTGGTGGTGGACAAGCCTTTCGTGCCCACGTCCGCCTTGGGGGAGGAACTGATCAGCAGGGCGGACGACGCCGGGGTGCGGCTTACGGTGTTCCAGAACCGCCGGTGGGACGCGGACTTCCTGACCCTCCGGAAGGTCCTGGCCTCCGGAGCGCTGGGTCAGGTCAGCAGCTTCGAGTCACGTTTCGAATGGTGGCGGCCGGAAGGCTTTGGAAATTGGCGGGACACGGTATCCCTGGCCGAAGGCGGCGGGATCCTCCACGACCTGGGCGCCCACCTGATCGACCAGGCCATCCAGCTGTTCGGCCCGGTGGATCAGAGCTACGGCGAGACCGCCAACCGCGGCCCGCATCCGGACGCAGCCGACACTGAGGCTTTCGTGTCCCTGCTGCACGCATCCGGCGTCCGCTCACGCCTGTGGATGAACGGCATGGCTGCCCAGGCGGGCGCCCGCTTCCACATCCTTGGCTCGCAGGCCGCCTACACCAAATGGGGACTCGACGGGCAGGAACCTGCCCTCGCAGCGGGGATCCCGCCGTCGGACCCGGCCTATGGCATCGATCCCCAGGAGCGTTGGGGGCTCTTGGGGGTCGATGGAGCAACGCGTCCCGTTCCTGCCGAGCGCGGCGACTACCCGCAGTTCTACGTGCAGCTGGCCGCCGCCCTTCGCGGGAACGGACCGCTGCCGGTGGATCCCGCCGGTCCGCTCGAAGTCCTGAAGGTCATCGAGGGCATCCACGCCCTGGCCTGACTGCCCGCGCTCTGTTCCGTTGACGCACCGTTCGCGTCCATCCCAACCACGAATTCCACAGAAAGGGACACCAATGTCCTCTGCTCCAGCTTCCAAGCGCGTCGCGATCATCGGCGGCGGCATCCTGGGCGTTTCCACTGCCGTGCACCTGCTCCGCGAAGGCGCCTCCGTGATCCTGCTGACCGAGCGCGGACTCGCCAGCGAAGCCAGCGGCCGCTCGCTGTCCTGGCTCAACTCCGCCGGCGAACGGTCCACCCCGTACCACCAGCTGCGCGTTGCCGGCGTGGACCGCTACCGCACCCTCTTCGCCTCGGACCCCAAGCGGGAGTGGCTCCAGTTCGGCGGCGGCCTCATGTGGAACGCGGCCGGCCAGGCCGACGCCACGGAGGCGCGGCATGCCTACGAGAAGTCCATCGGCTATGACTCGAAGCTGCTTGCCCCGGAGGAGATCGCCTCGGCTACCCCCGGCGTCGATTCCAGCGCCGTGACGGACAAGGCCATCTTCAACCCCGGCGAAGGCTGGGTGAGCCTGCCGGACCTGATCGACTTCCTGATGGAGGAGTTCCACGCCCGCGGCGGCGAGCTGGTGCTCAACGCCGGCAAGGCCTCCGTCATGGTGGAGGGTGGCAGGACCGCCGGGGTGGAAACCGCGGCGGGCGGGACGTACCCGGCCGACGCCGTCCTGGTGGCCTGCGGCGCAGCGACGCCCGCCGTCGTCGAACCCCTGGGTGTGCACATTCCCAACGGTTCGCCCGTCTCCATGCTGGTGGTGACCAAGCAGGTGCAGCACGAGGTCACCGCCGTGATGAACACCCCCCGCGCCGCGCTGCGGCCCAACCCGGGCGGCACGTTCGCCCTGGACCACGACTGGTACGAGGAGCACATCACTGAGCACGCAGACGGCTCCTTCACCATTCCGGACGACGTGGTGCAGGAACTGGCCGACGAGGCCTCCAAGCTGGTGGCCGGCAACCCGGAACTCAAGCCGGCCTCCTGGAAGATGGGGTACAAGCCGATCCCGGGCGACGGCGAGCCGGTCCTGGGCGAACTGGGCCAGGTACCGGGCTGCTTCGTCGCCTTTACGCACTCCGGTGCCACCTTGGGACTCATCGCCGGCGAACTGCTGGCCGGTGAGATCCTGACGGGCAGGAAGCACCCCATGCTGGCGACGTTCCGGCCCGGCCGCTTCTCCTAGGCACGCCTGGAAAAACGAGGCGGGGCGGCAGTCTGCAGCCCCGCCTCTTCCGCATGCCGGGGGTGAGGTTCCGCTCAGGCGCCCAGGTGTCCCGTGAGGCGTCGGTGGAAGCCGGTGCTGCGTTCGTCGAGGCCTTCGATCGCCACCGTGGCTCCGTGGTCCCCGTACTTGGTTTCGATGGAGTCGAGCGCGGCGACGGTTGAGGCGTCCCAGATCTGCGCGCGGCTGAGGTCGATGGTCACCGAGGCGGGATCGTCGGCGTACGCGAACTGCTCCACCAGGTCATTGCTGCTTCCGAAGAACAGCGGCCCCACCACGTCGTAGCGGACGGTTCCACCGTCGTCCGCCAGGGTCCGATCCACCGTGATGACGTGGGCCACCCGGCGGGCGAACAGCACCATCGCCAGGATGACGCCCACCAGCACACCGTATGCCAGGTTCCCCGTGAAGACCACGACGGCGACGGTGACCACCATGACCAGCGTCTCGGGCACCGGCATCCGCTTCAGGGTGGACGGCTTCACGCTGTGCCAGTCGACGGTGGTCACGGCAACCACCATCATCACCGCGGCAAGGGCCACCATGGGAATCTGGCCCATGATCGAGCTGAGCCCGGTCACCAGTGCCAGCAGGAACAGCCCGGCCACGAGTGTCGAAATGCGGGTGCGGGCCTGGCCGGTCTTCACGTTGAGGACGGTCTGCCCGATCATGGCGCAGCCGGCGATGCCCCCATAGAAGCCGGCAAGGATGTTCGAGACGCCCAGTGCCCAGGACTCGCGGCCCTTGTGCGAAGGGGTCTCTGTGATGTCGTCCACGAGCTTCGCCGTGAGGAGGGTTTCCATGAGTCCGACGAAGGCCACGCTCAGCGCCGTGGGCAGGACCAGCTGGAAGGTCTCAAGGTTTACCGGAAAAAGGAATGCCGTGAACCCGGGCAGCTTGCCCGTGAGCGGGCCTTCGTCCGAGACGTTCGGCACGGTCAGTCCGGCGATGATGACGATTGCGGTGACGACGACGATGGCCACCAGGGGCGACGGGACCACCTTGGTGAACCGGGGCAGGATGAAGATGATGGCGAACGTCAGGGCGAACAGGGCGTAGGCGAGCCAGGGGACGTTGAGGACATGGGGCACCTGCGCCATGAAGATCAGCACGCCCAGGGCGTTGACGAACCCGATCATCACCGACCGTGGAATGAACCGCATCAGCCTCGCCAGCCCGGCCAGGCCAAAGACAACCTGGATCACGCCGGCAAGGAGCACTGTGGGCAGGACGTACTCGACGCCGTGCCCGTGGACCAGCGGAGCGATCACCAGGGCGACGGAACCGGCGGCCGCGGTCACCACACCAGGGCGTCCGCCCAGGATGGACATGGCCAGGGCCAGCACGATCGAGGCGACAAGGCTCACCATGGGATCGACACCGGCCACGATCGAAAATGAAATGACTTCCGGAACCAGTGCGAGCGTGGTGACCATC
Encoded here:
- a CDS encoding LacI family DNA-binding transcriptional regulator produces the protein MRETQRPAVTISAIAAEAGVSVPTVSRVLNGRGDVSPRTRERVENLLRDHGYKRRGVRPEVRSGLIDLVFNDLDSPWAVEIIRGVEEASNEAGASTVVSAIHRRAGTTSTRQWLDNLSARATDGAILVTTDLDPFLQAELQRLDVPVVVVDPAGVPDLEVPTIGATNWMGAVGATEHLTGLGHRRIGFVAGVPGLWCSRARLDGYRAGLDAAGIAFDPALVVEGDFDYESGFRAGCRLLELADRPSAVFAASDQMALGVYEAVRKNGLRVPEDISVVGFDDLPEARWASPPLTTVRQPLAEMGKLAARTILRMLQGEGVESPRVELATRLVPRESTAPPRRQ
- a CDS encoding polysaccharide deacetylase family protein, coding for MPKTVLPLAAIALAAAAAVPAGLATAAPALADQATPAVVDSTRHDGNYLSLTFDDGPDPVNTPKLLAVLEKHHVKATFCLWGDHVKQHPEIVRQIADAGHTLCNHTMYHDDMSTWSTEAIRADLEETSAVIRDAVPDATINYFRAPYGSWGQTPEVAADMGMQPLGWRLAIGDWEPPGTPELVRRLREGITPGAVVLMHDGGGDRSQTVDAVDQIIPELRSEGWRFDKPARRG
- a CDS encoding LacI family DNA-binding transcriptional regulator codes for the protein MKAEGARRRDVTVADVAKAAQVSKAQAARALGNYGAVSEDVRERVLAAAEALAYRPNELARSMNTGKSHTIGVVVGDIENPHFGLATRGITDTAKKAGYNVILVNTDEDRAAEVDAVRVLLDKRVDGLIVAPASSVDTGHLQEVHRSGRPLVFIDRTAGDMPVETMAVDMARISREATQYLLDAGHRRIAFISTLTTDAPYTAGMALGSSQIADRIEGMREAYLDSGLDFPEDLVRLNAGDEDSIRSITREVLRGPDRATAVVASDGLIALSVVEAIQELCLSIPGDVSFLMYDDFAWTRLTSPPLTVIAQPVYNMGVAAAKALIRQMEGLPSAAPAQFTATLVRRGSVGPCPERSANEPELEAVDR
- a CDS encoding ABC transporter substrate-binding protein; translation: MKKKNLRPAGFAAAALAAVLALSGCSSTSAASTTENNPYGLIQPGTIRVASLGDSKPYTFADASGNFTGFDVELFKDVAHRAGVDNVVFTGQDFSGLLAAVANGQFDAGVAAIGITDKRKETVDFSDGYLAGYLTVITTKNSGITGVDGLAGKRLGVVQGTLQEAYAVKNFTSASLVRFPDNNTAIAAVNSGTVDAHFLDYEAAKAYEEQHGLVSAADIPSFDAPAGFAVAKGKTAFKEALNKGLAAAMEDGTWKKLYQKWFPGSPMPEQYLPKAEQGASASPTPSK
- a CDS encoding amino acid ABC transporter permease, with the protein product MDWFNTIIRTFFDFGAMAEVLPQLLAVGLLNTLIISIAATVLGTVLGMVVAVMGISPSKWLRIPARIYTDLFRGLPAILTILLIGQGFARLSQSIFGPSPYPLGIIALSLIASAYIGEIFRAGILSVDKGQGEACRALGMSYAKSMALVVVPQGVRRVLPALVNQFIAIVKDSSLVYFLGLLVSERELFRVGQDAAVLSGNLSPLVAAGLFYLVITVPLTHLVNYFDNKFRTGRRRPVPPTSGLKEVKELASASPLTTGSNT
- a CDS encoding amino acid ABC transporter ATP-binding protein: MTTPTKDTTSGQEAPTFHGSSLELRNLTMAYGDIEVLRNVSLTVAPGTTTCIIGPSGSGKSTLLRGINRLHEPKGGDVLLAGDSTLGSNPDTLRTRIGMVFQHFNLFPDHTAEENVALALWAVKGMPKAQAMAKARQRLAEVGLAERADHRPRDLSGGQQQRVAITRALAMEPEVMLFDEATSALDPELVKGVLSLMAGLGRRGMTMLVVTHEMGFARKVADQVVFMDEGEVVEAGTPTQLFDNPRSERLQRFLSEVL
- a CDS encoding Gfo/Idh/MocA family protein, whose translation is MRTVAAAPIRTAVVGFGISGKVFHAPLIAANPDFSLDVIVTAQPERAAEAARLYPQARIVGTPEELFVLSADLDLVILGTPPHTHFGLAAAAIAHGLHVVVDKPFVPTSALGEELISRADDAGVRLTVFQNRRWDADFLTLRKVLASGALGQVSSFESRFEWWRPEGFGNWRDTVSLAEGGGILHDLGAHLIDQAIQLFGPVDQSYGETANRGPHPDAADTEAFVSLLHASGVRSRLWMNGMAAQAGARFHILGSQAAYTKWGLDGQEPALAAGIPPSDPAYGIDPQERWGLLGVDGATRPVPAERGDYPQFYVQLAAALRGNGPLPVDPAGPLEVLKVIEGIHALA
- a CDS encoding NAD(P)/FAD-dependent oxidoreductase — its product is MSSAPASKRVAIIGGGILGVSTAVHLLREGASVILLTERGLASEASGRSLSWLNSAGERSTPYHQLRVAGVDRYRTLFASDPKREWLQFGGGLMWNAAGQADATEARHAYEKSIGYDSKLLAPEEIASATPGVDSSAVTDKAIFNPGEGWVSLPDLIDFLMEEFHARGGELVLNAGKASVMVEGGRTAGVETAAGGTYPADAVLVACGAATPAVVEPLGVHIPNGSPVSMLVVTKQVQHEVTAVMNTPRAALRPNPGGTFALDHDWYEEHITEHADGSFTIPDDVVQELADEASKLVAGNPELKPASWKMGYKPIPGDGEPVLGELGQVPGCFVAFTHSGATLGLIAGELLAGEILTGRKHPMLATFRPGRFS
- a CDS encoding SulP family inorganic anion transporter; the encoded protein is MAVADRTRPLRQPITVLTALRSPRQLSREVLAGMVTTLALVPEVISFSIVAGVDPMVSLVASIVLALAMSILGGRPGVVTAAAGSVALVIAPLVHGHGVEYVLPTVLLAGVIQVVFGLAGLARLMRFIPRSVMIGFVNALGVLIFMAQVPHVLNVPWLAYALFALTFAIIFILPRFTKVVPSPLVAIVVVTAIVIIAGLTVPNVSDEGPLTGKLPGFTAFLFPVNLETFQLVLPTALSVAFVGLMETLLTAKLVDDITETPSHKGRESWALGVSNILAGFYGGIAGCAMIGQTVLNVKTGQARTRISTLVAGLFLLALVTGLSSIMGQIPMVALAAVMMVVAVTTVDWHSVKPSTLKRMPVPETLVMVVTVAVVVFTGNLAYGVLVGVILAMVLFARRVAHVITVDRTLADDGGTVRYDVVGPLFFGSSNDLVEQFAYADDPASVTIDLSRAQIWDASTVAALDSIETKYGDHGATVAIEGLDERSTGFHRRLTGHLGA